The Streptomyces sp. A2-16 sequence GTTGGCCCGGATGGCCTTCGCCGCCTGGTCGGCCTGGTTCAGAGGGAAGAGGGAGTCCGTCTGGCCCTGGAAGAGGAGGGTGGGGACCTTGATGTCCTTGGCGACGGCCGACGGCGAGCGTTCCTCCAGCATCTTCTCGGCCTGCGCGTCCGGGACGCCGGACTGGGCCACCCGCTCGTACATCGCGCAGATCTGCGGCTCGAACTTGTCGCAGCCGCCCGCGGAGTTGACGAAGATGCCGGCCCAGAGCTTCTTGAAGACGCCGTTCGGGAAGAGGGCGTCCGAGAGGTTCCAGTACGTGATCGAGGGGGCGATCGCGTCCACGCGGTCGTCGTGGCCGGCGGCGAGGAGGGAGATCGCGCCGCCGTAGCTCGCGCCCGCCACGCCGACTCTGGGGTCACCGGGCTTGTCGAGCCGGACCTGGGGCTGCTTCGCGAGCCAGTCGATCAGCCTGCTGACGTCCTTGACCTCGGCGTCGGGGTCGTTGAGGCCGACCTTGCCGGTCGACCTGCCGAAGCCGCGCGCGGACCAGGTCAGGACCGCGTAGCCGTCTCTCGCGAGGTCCTGTGCCTGTTGGCGTACGTCGTTCTTGCTGCCGCCGAAGCCGTGGCCCAGGAGGACCGCCGGGCGCCTTTCGGTGCCGTTCGTCGTGAAGAACGAGGTGTCTATGCGGACGCCGTCGATCGCCATGATCTGGTCGTCGCGGTGCACCGGGGGTGGGTCGTCGGAAGCGGCGGCCGTCCATGTCCCGGCAGCGGCGAGGACGACGACGGAGGCCGCGGCGGCGATCCACCGCGGCCTCCGGAGGCGTCGAAGATCCATGATTCAACGGTACGGGGTGAAACTGTCGGGGAGTTGTCGACCGAGGGCTGAACTCCGGGCCATCCTGGGGGTGGACTCGGTCGCGTCTCGTACAGCAGGTGCGGTACGGCCATGAGCTCGGGGGCTTCTGTCGTGTGCCGGCTGCTGCGCCGTTGTGGTTGGTCGCGCCCACGCGGCGGAGCCGCACATCGATGCAGCCCCGCGCCCCTGGGCAGGTCTACTCACTCGGAATCGAGACCAGCCACCTCGTGTCCCTGCGGGGGCGCAGGTACAGGGCCCAGTACAGGGTCGCCGCCGCGGTGATGCCGCCCGTCCACAGCAGGTACTCCGTCTCCTGCTGGGTCAGGATGTAGGCCAGTACGGCTATCAGCAGGATCGGCATCGCGGGCCACAGGGGCATGCGCCAGGCCGGGGTGTGCTTGTGGTGGGGGCGGCGGGAGAGGAGGGCCGCGACCGCCACCAGGAGGTACATGCCGGTCACCGAGACGCCTGTCACGCCGTACAGCGTGTCGAGGTTCACGAAGCACAGGGCGGCGCCCGGGACGCCCACCGCCAGCGTGGCCACCCAGGGGCTGCCGAAGCGGCCGAGCTTCGAGAAGAGGCTGTTGACCGGGGACGGCCAGGCCTTGTCCCGGGCCGAGGCGAACAGGACCCGGGAGTTCTGGATGACCATGACGATGCCGGCGTTGATGATCGCGAGGGCGACGCAGAGGCTGACGAAGGTGCCGACCGCCGAGTTGGACCAGGCCGTGACCATGGTGCCGATGTCGCCGCCGGTCAGCTCGGACAGGTCGGAGGCGCCCAGGGTGATCGCGACCACCGGGACCAGGATGATCACGGTGGAGATGGCGAGGGTGGCCAGGACCGTACGGGCCACGTTGCGGCGGGGGTTCTCCAGTTCCTCGGAGAGGTAGACGGCCGTCGAGAAGCCCTGGGTGACGAAGAGGGCGATCGCGAGGCCGGAGACGATCAGCATGGCCGTCACCGCGTCCGTGCCGCCGTTCGCGCCCGCCACCTGCATGGACAGCAGGCTGCCCGGGCCGCGTTCCGCGTGGGTGAAGCCCAGCAGCGCCACCACCGCCGCCGCGATCACCTCAAGGACCAGGAAGATGCCGGTGATCCAGGCGTTGGCGCGCAGGTCGAGGAGGCCGGCGAGGGTGGCCAGGAGCATGACCGCGGCGCCCGCGAGGGAGGGGTCCAGGTGGATCACGGGGGCCAGGTAGTCCGCGGTGCCCATCGCGATCACCGGCGGGACGATCATGACGACCAGGAGGGACAGCACGAAGACGAGCCAGCCCGCGAGCCGTCCCGCCAGCGTCGAGACCATCGCGTACTCGCCGCCCGCGCTGGGGATGAGGGTGCCCAGCTCCGAGTAGCAGAACGCCACGGCGACGCAGAGGAGGGAGCCGATGGCGATCGTCAGGGCGGTGGCGGTGCCGAGCGTGCCGAAGAGATCGGGGACGACCACGAAGAGCGTGGAGGCCGGGGTCACGCAGGACAGGGTCAGCAGGGTGCCGCCGACCACGCCGATGGAGCGGTTGAGCCTGGCGTGGCCGTGCTCCCGCGCCTCTGGGACGGCGGTGTCGGCAGGGCGGAGGGTGTCGGTCATGGTGCTGCATGGAACCCCGACGAAAACCAGCGCGTCAATAGGTGTCCTGCTGCGAAATCCGTAGATCGTGAGCCACGAGAAGGGTGAATACGACAGTTCCGCGTTATGGGTTCCGCGATTTCCGGGGTGCGGGAATCGCAGTGGCGGCGTGAAAAAACGTACCGCTAAAGTCACAGCTCACAGATGGTTCACAGGGGGGCACATGAAGCTCAAGTACACCGCTGCCTGCGTGGGGTTGACGGCGGCGGCGATGGTCGCGGTCACGGGGTGCGGCTCGGACGGCGTGCAGCGGGCGGCGGACGTCGTCGACAAGTCGGACGCGATCATGGCGGCGCTCGCGCGGGCGACCGACCGGACGGAGAACCTCGGGTCCGCCGAGGTGAGGATCTCCACGGCGACCGCGGGCACGGCTCCGATCACCATGGAGGGCACCTACTCCTGGGGCGCCGGCTACGCCTTCGACGTCGAGATGGACACGAAGGCCGCACAGATGCAGCTGCTCCAGGACGCCCCGACCATGCGCATGCTGTTCGTGGACGGCGCCTACTACTACGACGTCGACCCGCAGCGCTCCGGCCCGCTCAAGGGCAAGGAGTGGATGAAGGTAGACGCGTCGGCCGTGTTCGGCGAGAAGGGCGCGCAGGCGTTCAGCGGGGGTGGCGGCGGGAGCCCGGCGGCCTCCATGAAGAGCCTCAAGTACGCCAAGAACGTCAAGGATCTCGGCAAGGAGACCGTCGACGGGCAGAGCACGACCCACTACCGGGCC is a genomic window containing:
- a CDS encoding APC family permease, with translation MTDTLRPADTAVPEAREHGHARLNRSIGVVGGTLLTLSCVTPASTLFVVVPDLFGTLGTATALTIAIGSLLCVAVAFCYSELGTLIPSAGGEYAMVSTLAGRLAGWLVFVLSLLVVMIVPPVIAMGTADYLAPVIHLDPSLAGAAVMLLATLAGLLDLRANAWITGIFLVLEVIAAAVVALLGFTHAERGPGSLLSMQVAGANGGTDAVTAMLIVSGLAIALFVTQGFSTAVYLSEELENPRRNVARTVLATLAISTVIILVPVVAITLGASDLSELTGGDIGTMVTAWSNSAVGTFVSLCVALAIINAGIVMVIQNSRVLFASARDKAWPSPVNSLFSKLGRFGSPWVATLAVGVPGAALCFVNLDTLYGVTGVSVTGMYLLVAVAALLSRRPHHKHTPAWRMPLWPAMPILLIAVLAYILTQQETEYLLWTGGITAAATLYWALYLRPRRDTRWLVSIPSE